In the genome of Oncorhynchus clarkii lewisi isolate Uvic-CL-2024 chromosome 22, UVic_Ocla_1.0, whole genome shotgun sequence, one region contains:
- the LOC139380290 gene encoding kelch-like protein 23 gives MSDKGKGSYIYDFCDIAHPNELLDALREFYLGGIFTDITLQCATGQVFYCHKAALSARSSYFKVMFTADMKERSNNLIKLTGIDYDVLSALVNYVYTSRVNITETNVQSLLEAADLLQFSSVKKACEDFLIHFLDVDNCLGMHSFAELHICPELEREARRVMLSRFEDLLQQEEFLEVDYDKLSSVMSLKNINVWKDEVLLDAVVKWVTYDIVNRIDHVQGLLCCVHLELDEVHFKTALDGQRQCLLGNEGKVRSLIINALKSNCKETSARRKKVSSSMYVIGGYYWHPLCEVHIWDPISNTWVQGKDMPDQTRESYSVSLLGANIYVTGGYMTATIEALDTVWIYNGDCDEWTEGCPMITARYYHCSVALHGCIYAIGGYRGGAIQLETEFYDPLKKKWFPTANMIQGVGNATACVMNDTIYVTGGHYGSRGSSTYEKIQAYRPDINEWNIVTISPHPEYGLCSVSLNNKLYLVGGQTTITDCYDPERDEWRQLSVMKERRMECGAVVINGCIYVTGGYSYSKGTYLQSIEKYDPELDTWEVVGNLPSPARTHGCICIYSV, from the exons ATGTCAGACAAAGGAAAAGGAAGCTACATTTATGACTTTTGTGACATCGCCCATCCAAATGAACTATTGGATGCTCTGAGAGAGTTCTACCTAGGTGGCATATTCACCGACATCACCCTACAATGTGCCACGGGACAAGTATTTTACTGTCACAAGGCAGCATTGTCAGCCCGCAGCTCTTATTTCAAAGTCATGTTCACAGCCGACATGAAGGAGCGGTCAAACAACCTCATCAAACTGACAGGGATTGATTATGACGTTCTGAGTGCTTTGGTGAACTACGTATACACTTCCAGGGTGAACATCACGGAGACAAATGTACAGAGCCTGCTGGAGGCAGCAGACCTCTTACAGTTCAGCTCAGTGAAGAAGGCTTGCGAAGACTTCCTTATACACTTCCTGGATGTGGACAACTGCCTGGGTATGCACTCTTTTGCTGAGCTGCACATCTGCCCTGAGCTGGAGCGGGAGGCACGGAGGGTAATGCTCAGCAGGTTTGAGGACCTTCTACAGCAGGAGGAATTCTTGGAGGTGGACTACGACAAGCTGAGTTCCGTCATGTCTCTTAAGAACATCAACGTATGGAAGGATGAAGTTCTCTTGGATGCGGTGGTCAAATGGGTCACCTATGACATTGTTAACCGTATTGATCACGTTCAGGGCCTACTCTGTTGTGTCCATCTTGAGCTGGATGAGGTGCACTTCAAGACTGCCCTGGATGGACAGAGGCAATGCTTACTGGGCAATGAGGGAAAAGTAAGGTCATTGATTATCAACGCATTGAAGTCCAACTGCAAAGAGACTTCAGCGAGAAGGAAGAAAGTGTCCTCAAGCATGTATGTTATTGGAGGGTATTACTGGCATCCGCTCTGTGAAGTCCACATATGGGATCCAATAAGCAACACATGGGTGCAAGGAAAAGATATGCCTGACCAGACAAGAGAGAGCTATAGTGTATCTTTACTGGGGGCAAATATTTATGTGACTGGGGGTTATATGACTGCGACCATTGAAGCCCTGGACACAGTTTGGATTTATAATGGTGATTGTGATGAGTGGACTGAGGGATGCCCCATGATCACTGCCAGATACTACCACTGTTCTGTGGCTTTACACGGTTGTATCTATGCCATAGGAGGGTACAGAGGGGGAGCTATACAACTTGAGACTGAATTCTATGACCccttaaaaaagaaatggttccCTACAGCCAACATGATACAAG GTGTAGGAAATGCCACTGCGTGTGTCATGAATGACACAATCTATGTGACCGGTGGCCACTATGGATCCAGAGGAAGCAGCACCTATGAAAAAATTCAGGCCTACAGGCCAGACATAAATGAATGGAACATTGTCACAATCAGTCCTCATCCAG AGTATGGCCTGTGCTCTGTTTCTCTGAACAACAAGCTGTACTTGGTGGGAGGACAGACTACGATCACCGACTGCTACGAcccagagagagatgagtggaggCAGTTGTCagtgatgaaggagaggaggatggagtgtGGTGCTGTAGTGATCAATGGCTGCATCTATGTGACCGGGGGATATTCCTATTCAAAGGGGACGTATCTGCAGAGCATTGAGAAGTATGACCCAGAGCTGGACACCTGGGAGGTTGTGGGAAACCTCCCCAGCCCAGCAAGAACACACGGATGCATTTGCATTTACAGTGTGTAG
- the LOC139380435 gene encoding lupus La protein homolog B-like: MAEIQEMSELEKKVAQQLEYYFGDHNLPRDKFLKEQLQLDDGWVTLETMLKFNRLKCLTTDHSVIVESLKKSQTGLLELSEDTTKIRRISSKPLPELNDKYKDTLKHKSVYIKGFPLETTLDEIEGWLKGKGVIENIQMRRNFQKNFKGSVFLVFDTEEASKQFLARTDTKSFKENEMIILSREDYHAKKSEDRKLLKAESKAKAKHDKDEKQKQAEEEEMKSLDEQTGCLLKFSGNLDSVSREDFHEVFSGHGQIKWIDFTRGAKEGTILFRVSAKEALDKAKEASGGNLRIKGEDVTWEVVEGDAEREALKKIIEDQQESLNRRRGGRGGRKSGGRGGRGGRRDRGGRDGKSHYQGRKTKFDDSDDDAPPSPKKRALEGVCKDADAPAAKVVKTENGS, from the exons ATGGCAGAAATTCAAGAAATGTCTGAACTTGAGAAGAAGGTGGCTCAACAGCTTGAG TACTACTTCGGTGATCACAATCTTCCAAGAGACAAGTTCCTCAAAGAACAGTTGCAGCTCGATGATGGCTGGGTGACTCTGGAAACCATGCTCAAGTTTAACAG GCTGAAATGCTTGACAACGGATCACAGTGTAATTGTTGAGTCTCTGAAGAAATCCCAGACTGGCCTTTTGGAATTGAGTGAGGATACGACAAAAATCAGGAGAATTTCAAGCAAGCCCTTACCAGAACTGAACGACAAGTACAAAGATACCCTCAAACACAAATCTGTGTACATT AAAGGTTTCCCATTGGAGACAACCCTTGATGAAATCGAGGGGTGGCTGAAAGGGAAAGGTGTCATAGAAAACATTCAGATGAGACGCAACTTCCAAAAGAATTTCAAG GGCTCAGTATTCCTGGTTTTTGACACTGAAGAAGCATCAAAGCAGTTCCTAGCACGCACAGACACCAAATCATTCAAAGAAAATGAAATGATTATACTTTCAAG AGAGGACTACCATGCAAAGAAATCAGAGGATAGAAAACTGTTAAAAGCAGAGTCCAAGGCTAAGGCTAAACA TGACAAGGacgaaaaacaaaaacaagcagAGGAAGAGGAAATG AAATCTCTGGACGAGCAGACCGGATGCCTGTTGAAGTTCTCAGGCAATCTTGACAGTGTTTCAAGAGAGGACTTTCACGAGGTGTTCTCAGGTCATGGTCAAATCAAATGGATTGATTTCACCAGGGGTGCCAAAGAG GGTACCATCCTCTTCAGAGTGAGTGCCAAGGAAGCTCTTGATAAGGCAAAGGAAGCAAGTGGAGGAAACTTGAGAATTAAAGGCGAAGACGTTAcgtgggaggtggtggagggagatGCAGAGAGGGAAGCTCTGAAAAAGATAATTGAAGACCAACAGGAATCTCTCAACAGACGTCGAGGTGGTAGAG GTGGCCGAAAATCAGGtggtagaggggggagaggaggacgaaGGGACAGGGGTGGACGTGATGGCAAATCACACTACCAAGGCAGAAAGACCAAAtttgatgatagtgatgatgacg CACCTCCTAGCCCGAAGAAGCGAGCCCTGGAAGGAGTGTGCAAAGATGCTGATGCTCCAGCTGCAAAAGTTGTCAAAACTGAAAATGGTTCTTAA
- the LOC139380436 gene encoding rRNA N(6)-adenosine-methyltransferase METTL5, with protein MKLKELESCLQQVDAFEEPKILLEQYPTSPHIAACMLYTIHNTFDDIEGKLVADLGCGCGVLSIGAAMLDAGLCVGFDIDDDALEIFKRNSEEFELTNVDLIQCDMCSLRSHAYAKKFDTVIMNPPFGTKHNQGMDMQFLRTALTMATTAVYSLHKTSTRGHIQKKASDWGVKMEVIAELRYDLPASYKFHKKKSVDIKVDFLRFSTT; from the exons ATGAAACTGAAAGAGTTGGAAAGTTGTCTTCAACAAGTGGACGCCTTTGAAGAACCCAAAATTCTTCTTGAACAATATCCAACCAGCCCTCACATTGCAG CATGTATGCTTTATACAATCCACAACACATTTGATGACATCGAGGGCAAATTGGTTGCAGATTTGGGATGCGGATGTGGCGTTCTTAGCATTGGAGCAGCAATGCTTGATGCAGG TTTGTGTGTTGGGTTTGACATTGATGACGATGCACTGGAGATATTCAAAAGGAACTCTGAGGAATTTGAGCTGACCAACGTAGACCTGATCCAGTGTGACATGTGCTCCTTGAGATCCCATGCATATGCCAAGAAATTTGACACTGTGATAATGAATCCTCCATTTGGTACCAAACACAACCAAG GTATGGACATGCAGTTTCTGAGGACGGCTTTAACTATGGCAACAACAGCAGTATATTCCCTTCACAAAACATCAACACGAGGC CACATACAGAAGAAAGCAAGTGACTGGGGAGTAAAAATGGAAGTAATAGCAG AGCTAAGATATGACTTGCCAGCGTCCTACAAGTTCCACAAGAAGAAATCG GTTGACATCAAGGTGGACTTTCTACGGTTTTCCACAACATGA